A stretch of Miscanthus floridulus cultivar M001 chromosome 13, ASM1932011v1, whole genome shotgun sequence DNA encodes these proteins:
- the LOC136502295 gene encoding phospho-2-dehydro-3-deoxyheptonate aldolase 1, chloroplastic-like isoform X1: MALAPSTPALPPNPALPSPWRGQGRGRGGRGALLRARAVRAAPRPPSQWSVGSWRGRPALQQPEYPDKADLDEVLRTVEAFPPIVFAGEARTLEERLAEAAVGRAFLLQGGDCAESFKEFNANNIRDTFRVLLQMSVVLMFGGQMPVVKVGRMAGQFAKPRSDGFEERDGVKLPSYRGDNINGDAFDEKSRLPDPHRMISAYSQSAATLNLLRAFATGGYAAMQRVTQWNLDFTEHSEQGDRYMELAHRVDEALGFMSAAGLTLDHPIMTTTEFWTSHECLLLPYEQALTREDSTSGLYYDCSAHFLWVGERTRQLDGAHVEFLRGIANPLGIKVSDKMDPAELVRLIDILNPENRAGRITIITRMGPENMRVKLPHLIRAVRGAGQIVTWVTDPMHGNTMKAPCGLKTRSFDRILAEVRAFFDVHEQEGSHPGGVHLEMTGQNVTECIGGSRTVTFDDLGSRYHTHCDPRLNASQSLEMAFIIAERLRKRRIASSPLYMNQLGSIRL, from the exons ATGGCACTCGCGCCATCAACCCCCGCGCTGCCGCCCAACCCGGCCCTCCCGTCGCCGTGGCGGGGGCAGGGGCGGGGCCGGGGCGGCCGCGGGGCGCTCCTCCGCGCCCGCGCCGTCCGCGCGGCGCCGCGGCCACCGAGCCAGTGGTCCGTCGGGAGCTGGCGGGGCCGCCCGGCGCTGCAGCAGCCCGAGTACCCGGACAAGGCGGACCTGGACGAGGTGCTGCGGACGGTGGAGGCGTTCCCGCCCATCGTCTTCGCCGGCGAGGCGCGCACCCTCGAGGAGCGCCTCGCGGAGGCCGCCGTCGGCCGGGCCTTCCTCCTCCAGGGCGGCGACTGCGCCGAGAGCTTCAAGGAGTTCAACGCTAACAACATCAGGGATACCTTCCGCGTCCTCCTGCAAATGTCCGTCGTGCTCATGTTCGGAGGCCAGATGCCTGTCGTCAAG GTGGGAAGAATGGCAGGTCAGTTTGCAAAGCCAAGATCAGATGGTTTTGAGGAGCGGGATGGAGTGAAGTTGCCAAGCTATAGAGGGGACAATATCAATGGGGATGCATTCGATGAGAAGTCAAGATTGCCAGATCCACACCGCATGATAAGTGCCTACTCACAGTCTGCAGCAACGCTGAATCTGCTGCGGGCGTTCGCAACTGGAGGTTATGCTGCAATGCAGAGGGTAACGCAATGGAACCTTGATTTCACAGAGCATAGTGAACAAGGGGATAG GTACATGGAATTGGCTCACCGAGTTGACGAAGCTTTGGGGTTCATGTCAGCTGCTGGACTCACTTTAGATCACCCTATAATGACAACAACAGAATTCTGGACGTCACATGAGTGCCTTCTTCTGCCTTATGAGCAAGCACTCACACGTGAAGACTCCACCAGTGGCCTCTATTATGACTGCTCTGCCCACTTCCTATGGGTCGGAGAGCGCACTCGCCAGCTTGATGGTGCTCATGTGGAGTTCCTTCGAGGCATTGCCAACCCTCTTGGTATCAAG GTTAGTGACAAGATGGACCCAGCAGAACTTGTGCGGTTGATTGATATATTGAATCCCGAAAACAGGGCTGGGAGAATAACCATCATCACAAGAATGGGACCTGAAAACATGAGGGTGAAACTTCCACACCTGATACGCGCCGTCCGTGGGGCTGGCCAGATAGTAACATGGGTTACTGACCCAATGCATGGGAACACCATGAAGGCCCCTTGTGGACTCAAAACCCGCTCATTCGACAGAATTTTG GCTGAGGTGCGTGCGTTCTTTGATGTCCACGAACAAGAAGGGAGCCACCCTGGAGGAGTGCATCTAGAGATGACTGGACAAAATGTTACAGAGTGCATTGGAGGGTCACGTACCGTGACATTTGATGATCTGGGCTCACGCTACCACACGCACTGTGACCCAAGGCTCAACGCCTCACAGTCTCTGGAGATGGCATTCATCATTGCGGAGCGCCTTAGGAAAAGGAGGATTGCCTCGTCGCCTTTGTACATGAACCAGCTGGGTTCGATTCGTCTGTGA
- the LOC136502295 gene encoding phospho-2-dehydro-3-deoxyheptonate aldolase 1, chloroplastic-like isoform X2 — protein sequence MALAPSTPALPPNPALPSPWRGQGRGRGGRGALLRARAVRAAPRPPSQWSVGSWRGRPALQQPEYPDKADLDEVLRTVEAFPPIVFAGEARTLEERLAEAAVGRAFLLQGGDCAESFKEFNANNIRDTFRVLLQMSVVLMFGGQMPVVKVGRMAGQFAKPRSDGFEERDGVKLPSYRGDNINGDAFDEKSRLPDPHRMISAYSQSAATLNLLRAFATGGYAAMQRVTQWNLDFTEHSEQGDRYMELAHRVDEALGFMSAAGLTLDHPIMTTTEFWTSHECLLLPYEQALTREDSTSGLYYDCSAHFLWVGERTRQLDGAHVEFLRGIANPLGIKGWENNHHHKNGT from the exons ATGGCACTCGCGCCATCAACCCCCGCGCTGCCGCCCAACCCGGCCCTCCCGTCGCCGTGGCGGGGGCAGGGGCGGGGCCGGGGCGGCCGCGGGGCGCTCCTCCGCGCCCGCGCCGTCCGCGCGGCGCCGCGGCCACCGAGCCAGTGGTCCGTCGGGAGCTGGCGGGGCCGCCCGGCGCTGCAGCAGCCCGAGTACCCGGACAAGGCGGACCTGGACGAGGTGCTGCGGACGGTGGAGGCGTTCCCGCCCATCGTCTTCGCCGGCGAGGCGCGCACCCTCGAGGAGCGCCTCGCGGAGGCCGCCGTCGGCCGGGCCTTCCTCCTCCAGGGCGGCGACTGCGCCGAGAGCTTCAAGGAGTTCAACGCTAACAACATCAGGGATACCTTCCGCGTCCTCCTGCAAATGTCCGTCGTGCTCATGTTCGGAGGCCAGATGCCTGTCGTCAAG GTGGGAAGAATGGCAGGTCAGTTTGCAAAGCCAAGATCAGATGGTTTTGAGGAGCGGGATGGAGTGAAGTTGCCAAGCTATAGAGGGGACAATATCAATGGGGATGCATTCGATGAGAAGTCAAGATTGCCAGATCCACACCGCATGATAAGTGCCTACTCACAGTCTGCAGCAACGCTGAATCTGCTGCGGGCGTTCGCAACTGGAGGTTATGCTGCAATGCAGAGGGTAACGCAATGGAACCTTGATTTCACAGAGCATAGTGAACAAGGGGATAG GTACATGGAATTGGCTCACCGAGTTGACGAAGCTTTGGGGTTCATGTCAGCTGCTGGACTCACTTTAGATCACCCTATAATGACAACAACAGAATTCTGGACGTCACATGAGTGCCTTCTTCTGCCTTATGAGCAAGCACTCACACGTGAAGACTCCACCAGTGGCCTCTATTATGACTGCTCTGCCCACTTCCTATGGGTCGGAGAGCGCACTCGCCAGCTTGATGGTGCTCATGTGGAGTTCCTTCGAGGCATTGCCAACCCTCTTGGTATCAAG GGCTGGGAGAATAACCATCATCACAAGAATGGGACCTGA